In Acidobacteriota bacterium, a single window of DNA contains:
- a CDS encoding heterodisulfide reductase-related iron-sulfur binding cluster has translation MSEKGLGGIKEFVFDPRDPKFYDARDLHAEERRIFEICHGCRLCAGLCPSFDVLFDLLDSRDILAEALEDKDLDAVMEPCFYCKLCYTKCPYTPPHEFRLDFPHLALRHKAQRFKEKGATFAGRMLADPAGMARKARPVAALANTVNRNRLARKAMAPLLKIHPEAPLPPVAAKTFASRFGSLPKPAQTREKAVLFTTCLVDENYPELGEVLVRFLASCGVEVILPDGVDCCGIPAFDLGDIETAAAKARKNVAALLPFARAGMPILAPVSSCAMALAMEYPLLVPGEEAKCVAGASRDLLDYLADLKKRGLWPSAEPRPLGEVAYHLPCHLKQMGVGFKGRDLLRDLPGTTVKVLDGCSGHDGTYGIRLETFDASMRVGRKLFQKVRDASGPVTTECPLSGLQISHATGKEAVHPIVLLARAYGIG, from the coding sequence ATGAGCGAGAAGGGACTCGGGGGCATCAAGGAATTCGTTTTCGACCCGCGCGATCCGAAGTTCTACGACGCGCGCGACCTCCACGCGGAGGAGCGGCGCATCTTCGAAATCTGCCACGGATGCCGATTGTGCGCGGGGCTTTGCCCGTCCTTCGACGTGCTGTTCGACCTCCTTGACTCCCGGGACATCCTGGCGGAGGCCCTGGAGGACAAGGACCTCGACGCGGTCATGGAGCCCTGCTTCTACTGCAAGCTCTGCTACACGAAATGCCCGTACACGCCGCCCCACGAATTCCGCCTCGACTTTCCGCACTTGGCCTTGCGGCACAAGGCCCAGAGGTTCAAGGAGAAGGGGGCGACGTTCGCGGGCAGGATGCTCGCCGATCCCGCCGGAATGGCACGGAAGGCTCGCCCGGTGGCGGCCCTGGCGAACACCGTGAACCGGAACCGGCTCGCACGCAAGGCCATGGCGCCGCTGCTCAAGATCCATCCCGAGGCGCCGCTGCCTCCCGTGGCGGCGAAAACCTTCGCGTCGCGGTTCGGTTCTCTGCCGAAGCCCGCCCAGACCCGTGAAAAGGCCGTACTCTTCACCACGTGCCTGGTGGACGAAAACTACCCGGAGCTGGGGGAGGTTCTGGTCCGATTCCTCGCCTCCTGCGGCGTGGAAGTGATCCTTCCCGACGGCGTCGATTGCTGTGGAATCCCGGCCTTTGACCTCGGAGACATCGAAACCGCCGCGGCCAAGGCCCGAAAGAACGTGGCCGCCCTTCTGCCCTTCGCCCGGGCCGGAATGCCGATCCTCGCCCCCGTTTCATCCTGCGCCATGGCCCTCGCCATGGAGTACCCCCTCCTCGTCCCCGGAGAGGAGGCGAAGTGCGTGGCGGGGGCCTCGCGGGACCTTCTGGACTATCTGGCCGACTTGAAGAAGCGAGGTCTCTGGCCTTCCGCGGAACCTCGTCCCCTGGGAGAGGTGGCCTACCACCTTCCCTGCCACCTGAAGCAGATGGGCGTTGGGTTCAAGGGACGAGACCTCCTGCGCGATTTGCCGGGGACCACCGTCAAGGTCCTGGATGGCTGCTCGGGCCACGACGGCACCTACGGGATCCGGCTGGAGACCTTTGACGCATCCATGAGGGTGGGGCGAAAGCTCTTCCAGAAGGTCCGGGACGCCTCCGGTCCCGTCACCACCGAATGTCCCCTCTCGGGCCTCCAGATCTCCCACGCCACGGGAAAGGAGGCCGTACATCCCATCGTTCTGTTGGCCAGGGCTTACGGAATCGGGTAA
- a CDS encoding rubrerythrin family protein encodes MPSLKGTKTFENLKAAFAGESEANRRYLYFAREADVEGYPDVAAVFRSTGEGETGHAFGHLDYLKEVGDPATGKPIGDTRLNLAAAVAGETYEYTEMYPGFARTAREEGFDEAADWFETLAKAERAHAGRFQKALDEIK; translated from the coding sequence ATGCCGAGTCTGAAAGGAACCAAGACCTTCGAGAACCTCAAGGCGGCCTTCGCCGGGGAGTCCGAAGCCAACCGCCGCTACCTGTATTTCGCGCGGGAGGCGGACGTCGAAGGCTACCCCGACGTGGCCGCCGTTTTCCGCTCGACCGGGGAGGGAGAGACGGGGCACGCCTTCGGACACCTCGACTACCTGAAAGAGGTCGGCGATCCGGCCACGGGCAAGCCCATCGGGGACACCCGGCTCAACCTCGCTGCCGCCGTGGCGGGCGAAACCTACGAGTACACAGAGATGTACCCCGGCTTCGCCCGAACCGCTCGGGAGGAGGGCTTCGACGAGGCCGCAGACTGGTTCGAGACCTTGGCGAAGGCCGAGCGGGCCCACGCGGGCCGATTCCAGAAGGCTCTGGACGAAATCAAGTAG
- a CDS encoding transcriptional repressor, with translation MIPRARQHSRQRDHLLEVLLSAHDHPTAGQLARRLRDLHGHVSVSTLYRNLEILVSSGAVRRVRLDEGPDRFDANLRPHYHVACNRCGRLWDAPVRKEDQCRFSLPRGFRPESWEVTVRGTCAACARDAHPFSEQEV, from the coding sequence ATGATTCCTAGAGCGAGGCAACACAGCCGGCAGAGGGACCATCTCTTGGAGGTCCTGTTGAGCGCCCACGACCACCCGACCGCGGGCCAGCTCGCCCGCCGGCTGAGGGACCTTCACGGTCATGTCAGTGTTTCCACCCTGTACCGGAACCTGGAGATCCTGGTCTCCAGCGGGGCCGTCCGCCGGGTTCGGCTGGACGAAGGCCCCGATCGCTTTGACGCCAACCTTCGACCGCACTATCATGTCGCGTGCAACCGCTGCGGCCGTCTCTGGGACGCCCCCGTCCGCAAGGAGGACCAGTGCAGGTTCTCCCTGCCCCGGGGCTTTCGGCCGGAATCGTGGGAGGTAACCGTTCGGGGCACCTGCGCCGCGTGCGCGCGGGACGCCCACCCCTTTTCTGAACAGGAGGTGTGA